The proteins below are encoded in one region of Segatella copri:
- a CDS encoding IgA Peptidase M64, with amino-acid sequence MKRMILSLATMAMLMAPGTIKAQNFDDYFTDKTLRVDYTFAGNQKQQMIAVDELNVMPRWYGKRQRLAELPVEGNGQITVRDHRSGKIIYRNSFSTLFQEWLSYPEAEKNTQSFENVFLVPMPKDTVDITLDLRNNRREITATLTHQVAPKDILIHQKGNKPTPYVTLQQAADTTRCIHIAYVAEGYTDAEMPVFLKDAQEATEAIFAHEPFKSMRDRFNIVAVKSPSQQSGPSIPAQGIWHETALSSHFDTFYSDRYLTTLHLKDLHNWLAGTPYEHIIVLVNSDKYGGGGILNSYNLTTCHQKWFKPVVVHEFGHSFAGLADEYAYEQEQIPMYPHDVEPWEKNITTLADFHGKWENMIDKKTKIPTPLSKKEKEAVSKVGVFEGAGYSVKGVYRGVQDCRMRINETPEFCPVCKKALQDIIDFYTK; translated from the coding sequence ATGAAGAGAATGATATTATCCCTCGCCACCATGGCGATGCTGATGGCGCCCGGCACAATAAAGGCGCAAAACTTTGACGACTATTTCACAGACAAGACGCTGCGGGTAGACTATACCTTTGCCGGCAACCAGAAGCAGCAGATGATAGCCGTAGACGAACTCAACGTAATGCCACGCTGGTACGGAAAACGACAACGACTGGCCGAACTCCCGGTAGAGGGCAACGGACAGATAACCGTACGCGACCACCGCTCGGGCAAAATCATCTACCGCAACTCCTTCTCCACCCTCTTCCAGGAATGGCTCTCCTATCCAGAGGCAGAGAAGAACACGCAGAGTTTCGAGAACGTATTCCTCGTTCCGATGCCGAAAGATACCGTAGACATCACCCTCGACCTGCGCAACAACCGCCGCGAGATAACCGCCACGCTCACCCACCAGGTAGCGCCGAAAGACATTCTGATTCATCAGAAAGGCAACAAACCTACACCATACGTCACCCTGCAGCAGGCTGCCGACACCACCCGATGCATCCACATCGCATACGTGGCTGAAGGCTATACCGATGCAGAGATGCCTGTCTTCCTGAAAGATGCGCAGGAGGCTACAGAGGCCATCTTCGCCCACGAACCCTTCAAGAGCATGAGAGACCGCTTCAACATCGTAGCCGTAAAATCGCCATCCCAGCAGAGCGGACCTAGCATCCCAGCCCAGGGCATCTGGCACGAGACCGCCCTCAGCTCTCATTTCGACACCTTCTACAGCGACCGCTACCTTACCACCCTGCATCTCAAAGACCTGCACAACTGGCTGGCAGGTACCCCTTACGAGCACATCATCGTGCTGGTAAATTCGGATAAGTATGGCGGTGGCGGCATCCTCAATTCATACAATCTCACCACCTGCCACCAGAAATGGTTCAAGCCGGTAGTGGTGCATGAGTTTGGCCATTCCTTTGCCGGACTTGCCGATGAATACGCCTACGAGCAGGAGCAGATACCGATGTATCCTCATGATGTAGAGCCTTGGGAGAAGAACATCACTACCCTTGCCGATTTCCACGGAAAATGGGAGAACATGATAGACAAGAAGACCAAGATTCCTACTCCGCTCTCAAAGAAAGAGAAGGAGGCGGTGAGCAAGGTGGGTGTCTTCGAAGGTGCCGGATACAGCGTGAAGGGCGTTTACCGCGGTGTGCAGGACTGCCGTATGCGCATCAACGAAACACCGGAATTCTGCCCGGTATGCAAGAAGGCGCTGCAGGACATCATCGACTTCTACACGAAATAA
- a CDS encoding right-handed parallel beta-helix repeat-containing protein, which yields MKRKKGFLYIMGVGMAMSALLASCADDESFSTSRGDVLSFSVDTLKMDTTFSNVPTPTRSFWVYNRTGKALRCQSVRLENGNQKGYRVNVDGSYLGTEAGFQTQNVEIRKGDSIRVFVELTSAMQNSEEPQLVSDNLVFALESGVEQKVNLRAFSWDAMKLNSLEVKEDKLLQSTLPVVVYGEIRVDEAATLTIAPGTQLYFHENAGLQVFGSLKIEGEKDREVVMRGDRLDHMFDYLPYDRTPGQWQGIRLMSSAHDCRISFADIHSAYDAVMIEAGDATKQKLLIENATIHNSQGYGVRVDSAKVQIYNSQITNCLKHPLYVEGGDVEVNGCTIAQFYPFDGRRESAIGFASPLPRFEVRNSLVTGYHDDEVVWEAPKEEDAFNFLFDHCVLRTEKLETDDSLKFTHVVYEDVKDTTVFAEKHFRLFDTDNLKYDFHLRKESAAIGKADAETLPATDRDGLPRKKEQPAAGCFEYKEE from the coding sequence ATGAAACGGAAAAAGGGATTTTTGTATATAATGGGTGTAGGGATGGCGATGAGCGCCCTTCTTGCCAGTTGTGCCGACGATGAGAGTTTCTCAACGTCGAGGGGAGATGTGCTCTCGTTTTCGGTAGATACGCTGAAGATGGACACCACCTTCTCGAATGTGCCTACGCCTACCCGAAGCTTCTGGGTTTACAACCGTACGGGCAAGGCTCTGCGCTGCCAGTCGGTGCGTCTGGAAAATGGTAACCAGAAGGGCTACCGGGTGAATGTTGACGGCTCTTATCTGGGCACCGAAGCGGGATTCCAGACGCAGAATGTGGAGATCAGGAAGGGTGACAGCATACGTGTGTTCGTAGAACTGACTTCGGCGATGCAGAACAGCGAAGAGCCGCAGCTGGTGAGCGATAACCTGGTGTTTGCGCTGGAAAGTGGCGTGGAACAGAAGGTGAACCTGAGGGCGTTTTCATGGGATGCGATGAAACTCAATTCGCTCGAGGTGAAGGAAGACAAGCTGCTGCAGAGCACGCTGCCGGTAGTGGTTTATGGGGAAATCAGGGTTGATGAGGCGGCTACGCTGACCATTGCTCCGGGCACCCAACTCTATTTCCACGAGAATGCGGGTTTGCAGGTGTTCGGGTCGCTTAAGATTGAGGGCGAAAAGGACAGGGAAGTGGTGATGCGGGGCGACCGGCTGGACCACATGTTCGATTATCTGCCTTATGACCGCACACCGGGACAATGGCAGGGAATCAGACTGATGTCTTCGGCTCATGACTGCAGGATTTCGTTTGCTGATATTCATAGTGCCTACGATGCTGTGATGATAGAAGCGGGCGATGCTACGAAGCAGAAACTGCTCATCGAGAATGCTACGATTCATAACAGTCAGGGCTACGGTGTGAGGGTTGATTCTGCCAAGGTGCAGATTTATAACTCGCAGATAACCAACTGCCTGAAGCATCCGCTCTATGTTGAGGGTGGCGATGTTGAGGTAAACGGCTGCACCATAGCCCAGTTCTATCCGTTTGACGGGCGCCGCGAGTCTGCCATCGGTTTTGCCTCTCCGCTGCCTCGTTTCGAGGTAAGAAATTCGCTCGTAACGGGCTATCATGATGATGAGGTGGTCTGGGAGGCTCCGAAAGAGGAGGATGCCTTCAATTTCCTCTTCGACCATTGTGTGTTGCGCACGGAGAAGCTGGAGACGGACGACAGTCTGAAGTTCACCCATGTGGTTTATGAGGACGTCAAGGATACGACGGTGTTTGCCGAGAAGCATTTCCGCCTTTTCGACACCGATAATCTGAAGTATGATTTCCATCTGCGCAAGGAGTCGGCAGCAATAGGTAAGGCAGATGCCGAAACCCTGCCTGCAACCGACCGTGATGGTTTGCCGAGAAAGAAAGAGCAGCCTGCCGCAGGATGCTTTGAGTATAAGGAGGAATAA
- a CDS encoding glucosaminidase domain-containing protein codes for MNHLKANILGLALLCCLPMGAQLKWNQAYQTYINQYKDLAIEQMLRYRIPASITLAQGLFESAAGRSDLVRQGNNHFGIKCHNWTGPTQYHDDDARGECFRVYQDARDSYEDHSKFLARQPRYARLFELSQHDYKGWARGLKACGYATNPQYASKLIQIIELYKLNQYDKAKRYDRFMATHSGTDQPVNAEGLLHPIHIFNKNYYLYAREGDTFKSIGKEVGISWRKLARYNERNKHAVLHKGDIIYLKKKRSKAPKQYKKRPHVIQPGESMYAISQKYGIRLEKLYKMNHLDPNIPVSVGTRLRVR; via the coding sequence ATGAATCATCTAAAAGCAAACATTTTAGGGCTCGCTCTGCTCTGCTGCCTCCCGATGGGCGCACAGCTGAAGTGGAACCAGGCCTATCAGACATATATCAACCAGTATAAGGATCTTGCCATCGAGCAGATGCTCCGTTACCGCATTCCAGCCAGCATCACCCTAGCACAGGGACTGTTTGAGAGTGCGGCAGGAAGGAGCGACCTCGTACGCCAGGGCAACAACCACTTCGGCATAAAATGTCACAACTGGACGGGACCAACCCAGTACCACGACGATGATGCCCGTGGCGAATGCTTCCGCGTATACCAGGACGCAAGAGACAGCTACGAAGACCACAGCAAGTTCCTGGCGCGCCAGCCACGCTACGCACGCCTCTTCGAACTCTCGCAGCACGACTACAAGGGATGGGCTCGCGGACTGAAAGCCTGCGGCTACGCCACTAACCCGCAGTATGCCAGCAAGCTGATACAGATTATAGAGCTCTACAAGCTCAACCAGTATGACAAGGCCAAGCGCTACGACCGCTTCATGGCAACCCACAGCGGTACCGACCAGCCTGTAAACGCCGAAGGATTGCTGCACCCTATCCATATCTTCAACAAGAATTACTATCTCTATGCCCGCGAAGGCGACACCTTCAAGAGCATAGGCAAGGAGGTGGGCATCAGCTGGCGCAAACTGGCTCGCTACAACGAGCGCAACAAGCACGCCGTGCTGCACAAGGGCGACATCATCTATCTGAAGAAGAAACGCTCCAAGGCACCTAAGCAGTATAAGAAGCGCCCTCACGTGATACAGCCGGGCGAAAGCATGTACGCCATCTCGCAGAAGTATGGCATCCGACTGGAGAAACTCTACAAGATGAACCATCTCGATCCTAACATCCCAGTAAGCGTAGGAACACGACTGAGGGTGAGATAA
- the coaW gene encoding type II pantothenate kinase, producing the protein MKKIVIGIDVGISTTKIVGIDESGVVVSPIRIKATDPITSLYGAFGKYLHDNKIALSDVEQVMLTGVGSAYIDEPIYGLPTSKSEEFVADGLGARYESKLDRMIVVSMGTGTSLVKCDDNEIRHIGGIGIGGGTLAGLSRIMLKTDDIKQIINLAKDGDVSKINLLIGDISAKPLPGLPMNATASLFSNAKANASREDIAMGLIWMVLQSIGSATILSSLESGIKDFVLIGNLTLLPQCREVFPAMEKLYGVRFRIPKYSEFCTAIGAALDYKRQAK; encoded by the coding sequence ATGAAAAAGATTGTTATAGGAATCGACGTAGGCATCTCTACGACCAAGATTGTGGGCATCGATGAAAGCGGCGTAGTGGTAAGCCCTATCCGCATCAAGGCCACCGACCCTATCACCTCGCTCTACGGAGCCTTCGGCAAGTATCTTCACGACAACAAGATTGCGCTGAGCGATGTAGAACAGGTGATGCTCACAGGCGTAGGTTCAGCCTACATCGACGAGCCCATCTACGGACTGCCTACCTCGAAGAGCGAGGAGTTCGTGGCCGACGGACTGGGCGCCCGATACGAGAGCAAGCTCGACCGCATGATTGTGGTGAGCATGGGAACCGGAACATCGCTCGTAAAATGCGATGACAACGAGATAAGGCACATCGGAGGCATCGGCATAGGCGGCGGAACCCTGGCAGGACTGAGCCGCATCATGCTCAAGACCGATGACATCAAGCAGATTATCAACCTCGCCAAGGACGGCGACGTGAGCAAGATAAACCTGCTGATAGGCGACATCAGCGCCAAGCCTTTGCCCGGACTCCCGATGAACGCCACCGCATCGCTCTTCAGCAACGCCAAGGCCAACGCTTCGCGCGAAGACATCGCCATGGGACTCATCTGGATGGTGCTGCAGTCGATAGGTTCGGCTACCATCCTCTCATCGCTCGAATCGGGCATCAAGGATTTCGTGCTCATCGGCAACCTCACCCTGCTGCCGCAATGCCGCGAGGTGTTCCCAGCCATGGAGAAACTCTACGGAGTGAGGTTCAGAATACCGAAATACTCGGAATTCTGCACCGCCATCGGAGCTGCGCTCGACTATAAGCGACAAGCAAAATAA
- a CDS encoding SLC13 family permease has product MQETVKKVLNGDFNRKKALLFLITALLTVIVWNLPIDSFGIDGLTIVQQRVIAIFVMAVMLWLTEAIPAWATSVVIIFVLLFFVSDSAFKIMQGSEAEMGKLLDYQGVMACFADPTIILFLGGFVLAIAATKSGLDVMMAKALIAPFGKRSENVLLGFMLITGIFSMFISNTATAAMMLTFLTPVFKSLPPSGKGRVALTMAIPIGANLGGMGTPIGTPPNAFAFKVLNDPAGLNLGLSFGDWMLIMAPMVLIMLLMAWVIIRKMFPFSAKTIELNIEGNMQHNWRTTVVAVTFLATIVLWVFGKQLGINANTVAMLPIAIFALTGVVTAKDLKEIDWAVIWMVAGGFALGLAMNGTGLAEAAVKSIPFAEFNPLVIMIVSGLVCFILSNFISNTATAALLIPILTVVCAGMGDKLNTIGGTSTILIGVAVSASCAMSLPISTPPNAIAYSTGLIQQTDMVKAGLTVGILSMIVGYAVLITFCKMGVL; this is encoded by the coding sequence ATGCAAGAAACTGTAAAGAAAGTATTGAATGGCGATTTTAATCGCAAGAAAGCATTGCTGTTCCTCATAACGGCTCTGCTTACCGTTATCGTCTGGAACCTGCCCATCGACAGCTTCGGCATCGATGGACTCACCATCGTGCAGCAGCGCGTCATCGCCATCTTCGTCATGGCCGTGATGCTCTGGCTCACCGAGGCCATACCGGCATGGGCTACCAGCGTAGTGATCATCTTCGTGCTGCTGTTCTTCGTCAGCGACTCCGCCTTTAAGATCATGCAAGGTTCGGAGGCAGAGATGGGCAAGCTGCTCGACTATCAGGGTGTGATGGCGTGCTTCGCCGACCCTACCATCATCCTCTTCCTGGGCGGTTTCGTACTCGCCATAGCCGCTACCAAGAGCGGACTCGACGTGATGATGGCGAAGGCCCTGATTGCGCCATTCGGCAAGCGTTCTGAGAACGTGCTGCTGGGTTTCATGCTCATCACCGGCATCTTCTCGATGTTCATCTCAAATACAGCCACCGCCGCCATGATGCTCACCTTCCTCACACCGGTGTTCAAATCATTGCCGCCTTCGGGCAAGGGCCGCGTGGCGCTCACCATGGCCATACCTATCGGAGCCAACCTGGGCGGTATGGGAACCCCTATCGGAACCCCGCCTAACGCCTTCGCCTTCAAGGTATTGAACGACCCGGCAGGACTCAACCTGGGTCTCAGCTTCGGCGACTGGATGCTCATCATGGCCCCTATGGTGCTCATCATGCTCCTGATGGCATGGGTCATCATCCGCAAGATGTTCCCGTTCTCTGCCAAGACCATCGAGCTCAACATCGAGGGCAACATGCAGCACAACTGGCGCACCACGGTAGTGGCCGTCACCTTCCTCGCAACCATCGTGCTCTGGGTATTCGGCAAGCAGCTGGGCATCAACGCCAACACCGTGGCCATGCTCCCTATCGCCATATTCGCCCTTACGGGAGTGGTTACAGCCAAGGACCTGAAGGAGATTGACTGGGCTGTCATCTGGATGGTGGCAGGCGGATTCGCACTGGGTTTGGCGATGAACGGCACCGGTCTTGCCGAGGCAGCCGTAAAGAGCATTCCGTTTGCAGAATTCAATCCGCTGGTCATCATGATTGTATCCGGACTGGTATGCTTCATCCTGAGTAACTTCATCTCCAACACCGCCACCGCCGCCCTGCTCATCCCTATCCTCACGGTGGTATGCGCCGGCATGGGCGACAAGCTCAACACCATCGGCGGCACCTCTACCATCCTCATCGGAGTAGCGGTATCGGCCAGCTGCGCCATGTCGCTGCCTATCTCAACCCCTCCTAACGCCATCGCCTACTCTACCGGCCTCATCCAGCAGACCGACATGGTGAAGGCAGGACTCACGGTGGGCATCCTGAGCATGATAGTGGGCTACGCCGTGCTCATCACCTTCTGCAAGATGGGCGTGCTTTAG
- a CDS encoding 2-amino-4-hydroxy-6-hydroxymethyldihydropteridine diphosphokinase: protein MKTRTKVIIAIGSNRNQEENVLKAHEHLSCMFRNSLFGPRMWTEPIGLENSDKFLNQVMLGETICSKKSVLAALRSVEQRCGRRIRGPYRKVDVPLDLDLLLYGDEKLHESEWERDYIQSSISYLEEKDAKRDRKYLR from the coding sequence ATGAAAACTCGTACAAAAGTAATTATAGCTATCGGCTCTAACAGAAATCAGGAGGAGAATGTGTTGAAGGCACATGAACATCTGAGTTGTATGTTCAGGAACAGCCTTTTCGGTCCGCGCATGTGGACTGAGCCTATCGGACTGGAGAATTCAGACAAGTTTCTGAATCAGGTGATGTTGGGGGAAACCATCTGCTCTAAGAAGTCTGTGCTTGCCGCGCTGCGGAGTGTGGAGCAGAGATGCGGACGCAGAATCCGTGGCCCTTATCGTAAGGTAGATGTTCCGCTGGATCTCGACCTTCTGCTCTATGGCGATGAGAAATTGCACGAGAGCGAGTGGGAGCGTGATTATATTCAGAGTTCTATCAGCTACCTCGAAGAGAAGGATGCTAAGAGGGATAGGAAATATTTAAGATAA
- a CDS encoding CidA/LrgA family protein, with amino-acid sequence MLHFLLPLPIPASIYGIILLFLALETKLIKVKHIRETSSFLIAIMPVMFIPAAVGLIDSYQDIGNAWFQYIVVTVVSTFVVMGASGWITQLVIRKGKEAKK; translated from the coding sequence TTGCTCCATTTTTTGCTGCCATTGCCTATTCCGGCAAGCATCTATGGCATCATCCTGCTCTTCCTTGCGCTGGAAACAAAACTGATCAAGGTGAAGCATATCCGCGAAACCAGCAGTTTCCTCATTGCCATCATGCCCGTGATGTTTATTCCGGCTGCCGTAGGATTGATTGATTCTTATCAGGATATCGGTAATGCATGGTTCCAGTATATCGTAGTTACGGTGGTCAGCACCTTTGTCGTGATGGGTGCTTCGGGCTGGATTACGCAGTTGGTAATCAGAAAAGGAAAGGAGGCGAAGAAATGA
- a CDS encoding cytidine deaminase — MKEQNLNIRYMVAQLSELSQQEQELVNRAKAATSNAYANYSHFYVGAALLLGDGRIVIGANQENAAFPSGLCAERSAIFGAQSNYPDQPILTLAIAARNGNGFLKSPISPCGACRQVILEMEDRYQRPVRILLYGENGTYCFDSIKDLLPFCFVDSNMKE, encoded by the coding sequence ATGAAAGAGCAAAACCTAAACATCAGATACATGGTGGCTCAGCTCTCAGAGTTGAGCCAGCAGGAGCAGGAGCTCGTAAACAGGGCGAAGGCTGCCACCAGCAATGCGTATGCTAACTACAGCCACTTCTATGTGGGAGCAGCCCTGCTATTGGGCGACGGCAGAATAGTGATTGGAGCCAACCAGGAGAACGCCGCCTTCCCGTCGGGACTCTGTGCCGAGCGCAGCGCCATCTTCGGTGCCCAGAGCAACTATCCCGACCAGCCTATCCTGACGCTCGCCATAGCAGCGAGAAACGGGAATGGTTTCCTCAAGTCGCCTATCTCGCCATGCGGAGCCTGCCGCCAGGTGATACTGGAGATGGAAGACCGCTACCAGCGCCCCGTACGCATCCTGCTTTATGGCGAGAACGGAACCTACTGCTTCGACAGCATCAAAGACCTTCTCCCCTTCTGCTTCGTAGATTCAAACATGAAGGAATAA
- a CDS encoding LrgB family protein — translation MNQLFQDSVFFGVLISLAAYGIGMLLKLKTGWSLMNPLLISIILVIITLLLTGVDYKTYSAGANSISYLLTPATICLAVPLYQQVELLKKNYRAVLIGIVSGVLASLCSVLILALIFHFDHASYVTFLPKSITTAIGIGVSEELGGHVSVSVVVIIVTGVLGNIFAEKFLKLLSIKEPIAKGIAIGCSAHALGTAKAMEMGTIEGAMSSLSIVVCGVMTVVGSSIFALFM, via the coding sequence ATGAACCAGTTGTTCCAGGATTCTGTCTTCTTCGGCGTTCTCATCAGTCTGGCAGCCTACGGCATAGGCATGCTGCTGAAGCTGAAGACGGGATGGTCGCTGATGAACCCGCTGCTCATCTCCATCATCCTCGTTATCATCACGCTCCTGCTGACGGGCGTAGATTACAAGACCTATTCGGCGGGCGCCAACAGCATCAGTTATCTGCTCACACCAGCCACCATCTGTCTGGCTGTGCCACTTTATCAGCAGGTTGAGCTTCTGAAGAAGAATTATCGGGCTGTGCTGATCGGTATCGTTTCGGGCGTGCTGGCGAGTCTCTGCTCCGTGCTCATTCTCGCCCTCATCTTCCATTTCGACCATGCGTCCTACGTTACCTTCCTGCCTAAGAGTATCACTACCGCCATCGGTATCGGCGTTTCTGAGGAGTTGGGTGGTCATGTTTCGGTTTCGGTGGTTGTCATCATCGTAACGGGTGTGCTGGGCAACATCTTTGCCGAGAAGTTCCTGAAGCTTCTCTCCATCAAGGAGCCTATTGCCAAAGGTATCGCCATCGGCTGTTCTGCCCATGCGCTGGGTACGGCAAAGGCGATGGAAATGGGTACCATAGAGGGAGCCATGAGCAGTCTGAGCATCGTGGTTTGCGGTGTGATGACGGTTGTAGGCTCATCCATCTTTGCTCTGTTTATGTAG
- a CDS encoding anaerobic ribonucleoside triphosphate reductase, whose product MIQTVVKRDGRIVGFNEQKIMAAIRKAMLHTDKGEDTTLIEQITDHISYRGKSQMSVEAIQDAIEMELMKSARKDVAQKYIAYRNQRNIARKAKTRDVFMSIVNAKNNDITRENANMNADTPAGMMMKFASETTKPFVDDYLLSEDVRDAVMHNYIHIHDKDYYPTKSLTCVQHPLDVILNHGFTAGHGSSRPAKRIETAAVLACISLETCQNEMHGGQAIPAFDFYLAPYVRMSYQEEVKNLEKLTGEDLSNLYDAPIDDYIEKPLDGLQGRERLEQHAINKTVNRVHQAMEAFIHNMNTIHSRGGNQVVFSSINYGTDTSAEGRCIMREILQSTYQGVGNGETAIFPIQIWKKKRGVNYLPEDRNYDLYKLACKVTARRFFPNFLNLDATFNQNEKWRADDPERYKWEIATMGCRTRVFEDRWGEKTSIARGNLSFSTINIVKLAIECMGIENEKQRIDMFFAKLDNILDITAKQLDERFQFQKTAMAKQFPLLMKYLWVGAENLKPEETIESVINHGTLGIGFIGLAECLVALIGKHHGESEKAQELGLKIVTYMRDRANEFSEQYHHNYSILATPAEGLSGKFTKKDRKQFGVIPGVTDRDYYTNSNHVPVYYKCTALKKAQVEAPYHDLTRGGHIFYVEIDGDATHNPSVIESVVDMMDKYNMGYGSVNHNRNRCLDCGYENADAHLEVCPKCGSHHIDKLQRITGYLVGTTDRWNSGKLAELHDRVTHIGGEK is encoded by the coding sequence ATGATCCAGACAGTAGTAAAGCGTGACGGACGCATCGTTGGATTCAACGAACAGAAAATCATGGCAGCCATTCGCAAGGCCATGTTGCATACCGACAAGGGTGAAGATACCACTCTTATCGAGCAGATAACCGACCACATCTCTTATCGCGGCAAGAGCCAGATGAGCGTTGAGGCCATTCAGGACGCCATCGAGATGGAGCTCATGAAGAGTGCCCGCAAAGATGTTGCCCAGAAGTATATCGCATACCGTAACCAGCGTAACATCGCCCGCAAGGCGAAGACACGCGACGTATTCATGAGCATCGTCAATGCCAAGAACAACGACATCACCCGTGAAAACGCCAACATGAATGCCGACACACCAGCCGGCATGATGATGAAGTTCGCTTCAGAAACCACTAAACCATTCGTCGACGACTACCTCCTCTCTGAGGATGTACGCGACGCCGTCATGCACAACTATATACATATTCACGATAAGGACTATTACCCAACCAAGAGTCTCACCTGCGTGCAGCATCCGCTCGACGTGATTCTGAACCACGGTTTCACAGCCGGTCACGGTTCAAGCCGTCCTGCCAAGCGCATCGAGACCGCAGCCGTGCTGGCTTGTATCTCTCTCGAAACCTGCCAGAACGAGATGCACGGTGGTCAGGCCATCCCAGCCTTCGACTTCTATCTGGCTCCATACGTACGCATGTCGTACCAGGAAGAGGTGAAGAACCTGGAGAAGCTGACAGGCGAAGACCTGAGCAACCTCTATGATGCGCCTATCGACGACTACATAGAGAAGCCGCTCGACGGACTGCAGGGCCGCGAACGCCTGGAGCAGCACGCTATCAACAAGACCGTGAACCGCGTGCATCAGGCGATGGAGGCATTCATCCACAACATGAACACCATCCACAGCCGCGGCGGTAACCAGGTCGTATTCTCAAGCATCAACTACGGTACCGATACCAGCGCCGAGGGCCGCTGCATCATGCGCGAAATCCTGCAGAGCACCTATCAGGGCGTAGGCAATGGCGAAACAGCCATCTTCCCTATCCAGATATGGAAGAAGAAGAGAGGCGTAAACTATCTGCCTGAGGACAGAAACTACGACCTCTACAAGCTGGCCTGCAAGGTAACAGCCCGCCGTTTCTTCCCTAACTTTCTGAACCTCGACGCCACCTTCAACCAGAACGAGAAGTGGCGTGCTGATGATCCGGAGCGCTACAAGTGGGAGATTGCAACCATGGGCTGCCGTACCCGCGTGTTCGAAGACCGCTGGGGCGAGAAGACCAGCATCGCCCGCGGTAACCTGAGCTTCTCTACCATCAACATCGTGAAGCTCGCCATCGAGTGCATGGGCATCGAAAACGAAAAGCAGCGCATCGACATGTTCTTTGCCAAGCTCGACAATATCCTCGACATCACAGCCAAGCAGCTCGACGAGCGCTTCCAGTTCCAGAAGACGGCGATGGCCAAGCAGTTCCCTCTGCTCATGAAGTATCTCTGGGTAGGCGCAGAAAACCTGAAGCCGGAAGAGACTATCGAGAGCGTCATCAACCACGGAACCCTGGGTATCGGCTTCATCGGATTGGCAGAATGCCTGGTTGCCCTCATCGGCAAGCACCACGGCGAGAGCGAGAAGGCACAGGAGCTGGGACTGAAGATTGTTACCTACATGCGCGACCGTGCCAACGAGTTCAGCGAGCAGTATCATCACAACTACTCTATCCTGGCTACTCCAGCCGAGGGATTGAGCGGTAAGTTTACAAAGAAGGACAGAAAGCAGTTTGGCGTCATCCCTGGCGTTACAGACCGCGACTATTATACCAACTCTAACCACGTGCCTGTATACTATAAGTGTACAGCCCTGAAGAAGGCACAGGTCGAGGCTCCATACCACGACCTGACCCGTGGCGGCCACATCTTCTATGTAGAGATTGACGGCGATGCTACCCACAACCCTTCTGTTATCGAGAGCGTGGTAGACATGATGGATAAGTACAACATGGGTTACGGCTCAGTAAACCACAACCGCAACCGCTGTCTCGACTGCGGCTACGAGAATGCTGACGCCCACCTCGAGGTTTGTCCTAAGTGCGGCAGCCACCACATAGACAAGCTGCAGCGCATCACCGGTTATCTGGTAGGTACTACAGACCGTTGGAACAGCGGCAAGCTTGCCGAGCTCCACGACCGAGTAACCCATATCGGAGGGGAAAAGTAA
- the nrdG gene encoding anaerobic ribonucleoside-triphosphate reductase activating protein gives MISVLSIVHDTMVDGPGFRTSIYCAGCPNHCPGCHNPQSWDISHGTMTSTDELMKEIMSDPFANVTFSGGDPMFQAKGFAELARAIREQSSKSIWCFTGYLFENLVKNPEQLELLRQIDVLVDGPFVQALRDEDLFFRGSSNQRIINVQKSLKEGRVIELNLTTENPNPVL, from the coding sequence ATGATCAGCGTATTAAGCATCGTACATGATACGATGGTAGACGGTCCGGGCTTCCGCACATCCATTTATTGTGCGGGATGCCCCAACCATTGTCCGGGCTGCCATAATCCGCAGTCGTGGGACATCAGCCACGGCACGATGACCTCTACCGACGAGCTGATGAAGGAAATCATGAGCGACCCCTTCGCCAACGTCACCTTCTCGGGCGGCGACCCTATGTTTCAGGCAAAGGGCTTTGCCGAGCTGGCGCGCGCCATCAGGGAGCAGAGCAGCAAGAGCATCTGGTGCTTTACGGGCTATCTCTTCGAAAACCTCGTGAAGAATCCCGAGCAGCTGGAACTCCTCCGCCAAATCGATGTATTGGTAGACGGCCCCTTCGTACAGGCATTGCGCGATGAAGACCTCTTCTTCAGGGGCAGCAGCAACCAGCGCATCATCAACGTGCAGAAGTCGCTGAAAGAAGGAAGAGTGATAGAACTCAATCTTACAACAGAAAACCCGAATCCGGTATTGTAA